In the Malania oleifera isolate guangnan ecotype guangnan chromosome 1, ASM2987363v1, whole genome shotgun sequence genome, one interval contains:
- the LOC131156122 gene encoding IQ domain-containing protein IQM3-like, whose translation METPDSNVLMDSPGLPSPVRRSSEMPQSPALYSLVTRAPGSPPAIDRRETFDGLLSKVPPADAVKLQKVFKSYRTRRRLADSVVVAEEYWREAIDFARLSHSTISFFHYHKQETPASRLRRVRLNASKVGKGLSKDEKAKTLAFEHYIEAIDSRHRYGHNLRLYYEVWRNGDAGQPFFFWLNAGDGFKVDLKECPRSKLQQQCIKYLGPQERKHYEYVVVERKIIHKKSGHLLDTKIGSEKVDWIFVVDTSKKLYAGEKEKGRFHHSSFLAGGATLAAGKLEADQGTLKSISPHSGHYRPGDDSLATFVSLLEENGVNMAEVQILKANEEWDDDNCFDGEMNASEIPPESEYQSTKQEETKEEETDPFSKWIKANETETKITYERTLSGGLRRPARIDMVPKDAMLRRISSKKAASSYQLGHQLSLKWSTGAGPRIGCVADYPKELRLQALEFVNLSPRSQPSPPSPSPPPPPPSGALGGPEPTVLHYCSRGGA comes from the exons ATGGAGACGCCCGACTCTAATGTGCTTATGGATTCCCCGGGCCTCCCTTCTCCGGTTCGCCGGAGCTCCGAAATGCCTCAATCTCCAGCTCTATATTCCCTGGTAACCAGGGCGCCGGGCTCTCCGCCGGCGATTGACCGTCGCGAGACTTTCGACGGTCTGCTTTCCAAGGTTCCTCCGGCCGACGCCGTGAAGCTGCAGAAGGTTTTTAAGAGTTACCGCACCCGGCGCAGGTTAGCCGATTCCGTCGTGGTGGCAGAGGAGTATTG GCGGGAAGCGATTGACTTCGCTAGACTCAGTCACAGCACGATTTCGTTCTTCCATTACCACAAACAGGAGACTCCGGCTTCGCGCTTGAGGCGGGTACGCTTGAATGCTTCAAAG GTCGGGAAGGGATTGTCCAAAGACGAAAAAGCGAAAACATTGGCTTTTGAGCACTATATTGAAGCT ATTGATTCCCGCCACCGTTATGGGCATAACTTGCGTTTATACTATGAGGTGTGGCGTAATGGAGATGCAGGCCAGCCATTCTTCTTTTG GCTAAATGCTGGAGATGGGTTTAAGGTTGATCTCAAAGAATGTCCAAGATCAAAGCTACAGCAGCAATGCATCAAGTATCTTGGACCT CAAGAGAGGAAACACTATGAATATGTTGTTGTCGAAAGGAAAATTATCCACAAAAAAAGTGGACATCTTTTAGACACAAAAATAGGTTCAGAGAAGGTCGACTGGATATTTGTTGTGGACACCTCCAAGAAACTGTATGCTGGTGAG AAAGAGAAAGGAAGGTTTCATCATTCCAGCTTCCTTGCAGGGGGAGCTACTTTAGCTGCTGGTAAGCTTGAAGCGGATCAGGGAACACTTAAG tcaaTATCCCCACACAGTGGACATTACCGCCCGGGCGACGACAGTCTTGCCACTTTTGTATCACTCCTCGAGGAAAATGGAGTCAACATGGCTGAAGTTCAG ATACTCAAGGCAAATGAAGAGTGGGACGATGATAACTGCTTCGATGGAGAAATGAACGCAAGTGAAATCCCACCAGAATCAGAATACCAAAGCACCAAACAAGAagaaaccaaagaagaagaaacaGACCCATTCTCAAAATGGATAAAAGCTAACGAAACCGAAACCAAAATCACATACGAAAGGACTTTGTCCGGGGGGCTTCGGAGGCCGGCCAGGATTGATATGGTGCCCAAGGATGCAATGCTTCGGAGGATCAGTTCGAAGAAGGCGGCAAGTTCATACCAACTTGGACACCAACTCTCGCTGAAATGGTCCACTGGGGCAGGCCCAAGAATTGGGTGCGTCGCCGATTACCCTAAAGAATTGAGGTTGCAGGCACTGGAATTTGTGAACCTCTCCCCAAGATCTCAACCCTCACCGCCGTCGCCGTCACCACCACCTCCACCACCATCAGGGGCTCTAGGTGGTCCGGAACCGACAGTCTTGCATTACTGCTCCCGCGGTGGTGCCTAA